AATATAGAATTAACAGGGCTGGGGGTTTACACCAATAACCCGCCGGCGGGGGCGTTCAGAGGCTTCGGTGTGGCTCAATCCGCCTTTGCTTGCGAATCGAACATGGATCTTCTGGCCGAACAAGTTGGTATCTCTGCTTGGGAAATCAGGTATAAAAATGCCTTAAGTCCCGGAGATACCATGGCCAACGGGCAGATTGCCGATGAAAGTACAGCCATTAAAGAAACACTTTTGGCGGTGCGCGATGTGTACAATAGCTATCCCTATGCCGGGATTGCCTGCGCACTGAAAAATGCAGGCTTGGGGGTTGGGGTTCCTGACTTTGGTCGGGCCAAGCTAAAAATTTCAAATGGCAAAGTACTGGTTTTGACTGCCGCTCAGTGTATTGGACAGGGGCTAGGAACGGTAGTGACCCAGATCGTTTGCGAAACTACCGGATTGCCCGAGGAACTGGTAGAAGTTGGCGCCCCTGATACCGCGCTGACGCCAGATTCCGGTCCGACCACAGCTTCCAGACAAACACTGTTTACAGGCGAAGCGGCCCGTCGGGCAGCTTTGAAACTGGCGGAAAGCCTGCGCTCATCATCCCTGGCTGAACTGGAAGGACAGGAGTTCTACGGGGAGTATGAAGGGGTAACGGATCCCATTGGTTCAACAAAAGCCAATCCTGTTAGCCATGTAGCCTACAGTTATGCCACCCATGTTGTAATATTAAACAACGAGGGCAAGGTGGAAAAAGTTGTCGCGGCCCACGATGTTGGCACTGCCATCAATCCCACTACCGTAGAGGGACAAATTGAAGGCGGCGTGGTGATGAGCCTCGGGTACGCACTAAAAGAGGACTTCCCGCTCAAGAACTCTGTGCCAACGGCTAAATTCGGTACCTTAGGTTTATTCAGGTCTACCGATGTACCGGAAATTGAAGTGATTTTAGTGAACAACAAGCCGTCAGAATTGGCTTACGGAGCTAAAGGGATCGGCGAAATATCCTCAATTCCTACCGCCCCGGCAGTAGCTTCTGCCTATTACAAATTTGACGGAGTGAGGCGCTACAGTTTGCCTTTAGAAAATACAGCATATAAACCCAAGAAATAATTCGTCATGGAGAACTAATGTTAGTTGCGTGTTTTTAGTTGTTGGTTGCTAGTAATGAACGATTCATAATCAGTTTAACTGGCAACCAACAACTATCAACTAACAACCATGTCAAGTCACAACTATTAGTGAGGAGGTAACATGATGTTATTAGTTGGAAACGGAATCTTAATTACCCGGGATCCGGCCCAGCCTTTTTTCCAAGACGGCTGCGTGGCAATCCAAGATAATTTGGTGCTGGAGGTAGGCAGCACTGCTGAATTAAAAACAAAATATCCGCAAGCAAGGTTTATTGACGCCAAAGGCAGAGTGATCATGCCTGGTTTGATCAATACCCACATGCATTTCTACAGCACTTTCGCCCGCGGTATGGCTTTAAAGGATGCCCCGCCGACAAACTTTAAAGAAATTCTGGAGCGGCTATGGTGGCGACTGGATAAAGTGCTCACACTGGAAGATGTTTATTACAGTGCTTTAGTGCCAATGCTGGATTGTATCAAAAACGGCACCACCACTGTTTTTGACCATCATGCCAGTCCGGGAGCAGTCAGAGGTAGTCTCTTTGCTATAGCCGATGCAGCTAAAAAAGTGGGATTGCGCACCTGCTTATGCTATGAAGTTTCCGACCGGGATGGGGAAGAGATAGCTGACCAGGGTATTGCCGAAAACGCAGAGTTCATTAAACATTGTGCCAGCGCTCAAGATGATATGCTCAAGGGAATGTTTGGGCTACACGCTTCTTTAACCCTTTCGGACCGTACCCTGGAAAAATGCCGGGAAGCCAATGAAGGCACAGGAGTAGGTTTTCATATTCATACCGCTGAAGGGGTGGAGGATGTGGAAGACAGCCTCGCTAAATCAGGTAAGCGGGTAGTAGAAAGGTTGGCTGATTTTGGGATTTTAGGTCCTAAAACCATAACCGCTCACTGTGTACATGTTTCCGAAAAGGAAATTGAATTGTTAAAAGAAAGCAAATCCAATGTGGTTCACAATCCTGAATCCAATATGGGGAATGCGGTGGGCTGTGCCCCTGTCTTGAATATGATGGCTAAAAATGTCCGGGTTGGATTAGGTACCGACGGTTATACTTCGGATATGTTTGAGTCATATAAAGTGGCAAATATTCTGCATAAATTTAACGCTAAACACCCAAGTGTAGCGTGGGTAGAGGCGCCAACCATGCTGTTTGAAAATAATGTTGCTATAGCCGCTGAGTATTTCCCGCGGACGGTAGGGAGAATTGTTCCTGGCGCTTATGCGGATGTGATCATTGTAGATTATAATCCGCCTACTGCTATGGGACCAGATAATCTAAATGGGCATATTCTCTTTGGCATGAGTGGACGCTCTGTAGATACCACAATAATCAATGGAAAAGTGGTTATGGAAGAGAGACAGCTGGTAGGCATTAATGAAGCAGAAATCATTGCCAAAAGCAGGGAACTGGCCCAAAAAGTTTGGGAAAGATTTTAATAAAAAAAATTACCCATTGCAGGAATTTTGAAATCAAGCTAGAATATATATAAGCATCGAAGAGATGTTTGACATCTAGACAATATTCTTTGCAAGTTTATTCCAACGTAAGGGGTTTGCATAAAACCCCTTAGCAAAAAGAGAAGTTGTTTGACATCTAGACGTGAAACAAATGTACAACCAAGCCGTGGGCAGATCCCTGAATGTTGGCAAAAATGAGCGAGGTGAGGTTATTGGGAGTCTTTCAAGCCAGGCAGCCGCTCTACATTGAGATAGCTACCGAGATTAAGCGCAGAATAGTTGAAGGGGTTTATCCTGCAGGTACTCAGCTCGCTTCTGAGCCGGAGCTGGCCAGTGAATTTGGGGTGAGTCGCGGTACTCTCAGAGAAGCTCTGGGTATCTTAGAAAAGGAAGGTATGATTTGCCGCAAACATGGTATTGGTTCTTTTGTCGAAACACCCTCTAAAGTGGTGGCAGGAATTGAAAAGCTGGAACCTTTGGTTTCCACAATACGCAGGGCGGGCTTTGCAGCGGCAGACAAAGTGCTTAAAATCTATGAAGCTCCGTGTAAAGGATCTGTTGCTGAAAAGTTAAATATTGAAGAAAAAAGCATTTGCTATATAATTGAAAGTTTGCGTTTAGCTGATGGAATACCGGTGATTTATTGTTATGATGTGTTGCCGTCCTGGCTGATCAATGACCCCGCCACCTTGCAGTTGAGAAAAGAATGCGAGTGTATGGTGGAATTCTTGCGGCAATATGCTCAGACTAAACCCTTTAATTATGTTTCCACAGTGACTGCTGTAATTGCAAAAAGTCCAGTGGATGAATTATTACAAGTGAATAAAAGAACGCCTCTGATTATGATGGAGGGTGTGATGTACGACGAAAACGGGCGGCCCTTAAATTACGGACGACAGTACTTCCGCAGCGATAAATATCAGTTTACACTGGTCAGACAATAAACTATAAACCGAGGTGATAGGATTGAGTTTACCTGCTTACCAACCAACACAGGAAGTTAAGGCTGGCGAAAATACAGTTGCAGGCACTAAGCATCCTTATCGTTGCCAATGCGGTCAAGTACTCTTCAAAGCCTACAAGAAACCTGTAGGACTGCAAATTAAATGCCCTAGATGTAAAACATTGGTGGAATATTAGGGTCATGCACTTTTAAGCTAAGAACCCCAAATGCTGTACTTAAACTTAAAGTACGCGTTTAGGGTTTTTGTTTTAGCACACGGGGAAACAAAGGGGGTTGTGGCGGAGAAGCACAGCTTTCATTTTAGCTAATTTACCGCTCAGTATAAACCATTTGAGGAGGAAGGAAGAATGAGTTTGGATTTCAAACAAATTTTGGCCAAAGCAGAAGAATACAAGTCCGATATGACCAAGTTTTTAAGAGATATGATAGCTATCCCCAGCGAAAGCTGTCAGGAAAAAGAAGTAGTTTTGAGAATTAAAGAAGAAATGGAAAAAGTGGGTTTTGACAAAGTAGAAATAGACCCAATGGGCAACATTTTAGGTTACATTGGTAATGGTTCCCGCCTAATTGCCATGGACGCTCATATTGACACCGTTGGCAT
This region of Zhaonella formicivorans genomic DNA includes:
- the ssnA gene encoding putative aminohydrolase SsnA encodes the protein MLLVGNGILITRDPAQPFFQDGCVAIQDNLVLEVGSTAELKTKYPQARFIDAKGRVIMPGLINTHMHFYSTFARGMALKDAPPTNFKEILERLWWRLDKVLTLEDVYYSALVPMLDCIKNGTTTVFDHHASPGAVRGSLFAIADAAKKVGLRTCLCYEVSDRDGEEIADQGIAENAEFIKHCASAQDDMLKGMFGLHASLTLSDRTLEKCREANEGTGVGFHIHTAEGVEDVEDSLAKSGKRVVERLADFGILGPKTITAHCVHVSEKEIELLKESKSNVVHNPESNMGNAVGCAPVLNMMAKNVRVGLGTDGYTSDMFESYKVANILHKFNAKHPSVAWVEAPTMLFENNVAIAAEYFPRTVGRIVPGAYADVIIVDYNPPTAMGPDNLNGHILFGMSGRSVDTTIINGKVVMEERQLVGINEAEIIAKSRELAQKVWERF
- a CDS encoding GntR family transcriptional regulator; the protein is MLAKMSEVRLLGVFQARQPLYIEIATEIKRRIVEGVYPAGTQLASEPELASEFGVSRGTLREALGILEKEGMICRKHGIGSFVETPSKVVAGIEKLEPLVSTIRRAGFAAADKVLKIYEAPCKGSVAEKLNIEEKSICYIIESLRLADGIPVIYCYDVLPSWLINDPATLQLRKECECMVEFLRQYAQTKPFNYVSTVTAVIAKSPVDELLQVNKRTPLIMMEGVMYDENGRPLNYGRQYFRSDKYQFTLVRQ